The following are from one region of the Streptomyces fradiae genome:
- a CDS encoding TetR/AcrR family transcriptional regulator, with product MAERVVPEGRRQRRRPTKQGTVLSERVIVETALRLVAQHGAEALSVRRLGAALGSDPSALYRYFRNTDDLLLALADEMVGRAQAGWRATGEWRADLREIALRIHAAYLANPQVAALAAHRTTGRAHETRAVEAILGVLRRAGLPDAEAVRIYHAFVDQALAFAALDAAALALPEPAREADEQVWHAAYGKLSPDTHPNVAATYPLLAADMRDSGHPFALELMLDAVGARLAALGER from the coding sequence ATGGCCGAACGAGTGGTTCCGGAGGGCCGGCGGCAGCGCCGCCGCCCCACCAAGCAGGGCACCGTGCTCTCCGAGCGGGTGATCGTCGAGACGGCGCTGCGGCTCGTGGCCCAGCACGGCGCGGAGGCGTTGTCCGTACGGCGTCTGGGCGCCGCCCTGGGCTCCGACCCCAGCGCGCTGTACCGCTACTTCCGCAACACCGACGACCTGCTGCTCGCCCTCGCCGACGAGATGGTCGGCCGGGCACAGGCGGGCTGGCGGGCCACCGGCGAGTGGCGGGCCGACCTGCGCGAGATCGCCCTGCGCATCCACGCCGCCTACCTGGCGAACCCGCAGGTCGCGGCGCTCGCCGCACACCGCACGACGGGCCGCGCGCACGAGACCCGCGCGGTCGAGGCGATCCTCGGCGTGCTGCGCCGCGCCGGCCTCCCGGACGCGGAGGCGGTCCGGATCTACCACGCCTTCGTCGACCAGGCCCTGGCCTTCGCCGCCCTCGACGCCGCCGCCCTCGCCCTGCCGGAACCGGCCCGCGAGGCCGACGAGCAGGTCTGGCACGCGGCCTACGGCAAGCTCTCGCCCGACACCCACCCGAACGTGGCGGCGACCTACCCGCTGCTCGCGGCGGACATGCGGGACAGCGGCCACCCCTTCGCGCTCGAACTGATGCTGGACGCGGTGGGGGCGCGGCTCGCAGCGCTCGGGGAGAGATAG
- a CDS encoding NAD(P)/FAD-dependent oxidoreductase, producing the protein MDPLHALRDASPTPFWLDDADRRPPAAPALVGPTDCDLLVVGGGYSGLWTALIAKERDPSADVVLIEAGRVGGAASGRNGGFCESSLTHGLGNGIARWPGEIGRLERLGRENLQAIEDTLARHGIDCDWRRSGSLVVATEPYQLAGLKEEAEAAARYGADVALLDEAAVRAEIDSPTFLGGLWNKDGVAMIDPARLAHGLKRACQELDVRVYEHTPGSRLTEDGARIAVTTPYGRVRARKVALATNAYPSLLRRHRPYTVPVYDYALMTEPLTDHQLASVAWRNRQGFADCANRFHYVRLSADNRILWGGFDAVHRFRGGVRAERDQRPETFATLARHFFETFPQLAGVRFSHAWGGAIDTSTRFCVFFDTSHRGRVAYAAGYTGLGVGATRFGAEVMLDLLTGARTERTSLELVRRKPLPFPPEPVRSVGIGITQWALARADAREGRRNLWLRALDRVGLGFDS; encoded by the coding sequence ATGGACCCGCTGCACGCGCTCCGGGACGCCTCGCCCACCCCCTTCTGGCTGGACGACGCCGACCGCCGGCCGCCCGCCGCGCCGGCTCTCGTCGGGCCCACCGACTGCGATCTGCTCGTGGTCGGCGGGGGCTACAGCGGGCTCTGGACCGCGCTGATCGCCAAGGAGCGCGATCCGTCGGCCGATGTCGTGCTGATCGAGGCGGGCCGGGTCGGCGGCGCCGCGTCCGGGCGCAACGGCGGCTTCTGCGAGTCGAGCCTGACGCACGGACTGGGCAACGGAATTGCCCGCTGGCCCGGGGAGATCGGGCGGCTCGAACGGCTCGGCCGGGAGAATCTGCAGGCCATCGAGGACACGCTCGCCCGGCACGGCATCGACTGCGACTGGCGGCGCAGCGGCTCCCTGGTGGTGGCCACCGAGCCGTACCAGCTCGCGGGTCTGAAGGAGGAGGCCGAGGCCGCCGCGCGGTACGGCGCGGACGTGGCGCTGCTCGACGAGGCGGCGGTGCGGGCCGAGATCGACTCCCCCACCTTCCTCGGCGGGCTGTGGAACAAGGACGGGGTCGCCATGATCGACCCGGCGCGGCTCGCCCACGGCCTCAAGCGCGCCTGCCAGGAGCTCGACGTCCGGGTGTACGAGCACACGCCGGGCAGCCGGCTCACCGAGGACGGCGCCCGGATCGCGGTCACCACGCCCTACGGCCGGGTGCGCGCCCGCAAGGTCGCGCTCGCCACCAACGCGTACCCCTCGCTCCTTCGCCGGCACCGCCCGTACACCGTCCCCGTCTACGACTACGCGCTGATGACCGAGCCCCTGACGGATCATCAACTCGCCTCCGTGGCCTGGCGGAACCGGCAGGGCTTCGCCGACTGCGCCAACCGCTTCCACTATGTGCGCCTGTCCGCCGACAACCGGATCCTGTGGGGCGGCTTCGACGCCGTCCACCGCTTCCGGGGCGGTGTGCGGGCCGAGCGGGACCAGCGCCCGGAGACCTTCGCGACCCTCGCCCGGCACTTCTTCGAGACCTTCCCGCAGCTCGCCGGGGTCCGCTTCAGTCACGCCTGGGGCGGCGCGATCGACACCAGCACCCGCTTCTGCGTCTTCTTCGACACCAGCCACCGCGGCCGGGTGGCGTACGCGGCCGGCTACACGGGTCTCGGCGTGGGCGCCACGCGCTTCGGCGCCGAGGTGATGCTCGACCTGCTCACCGGGGCGCGCACCGAGCGCACCTCGCTCGAGCTGGTGCGCCGCAAGCCGCTGCCGTTCCCGCCCGAGCCGGTGCGGTCGGTCGGCATCGGGATCACGCAGTGGGCGCTCGCCCGCGCCGACGCCCGCGAGGGGCGCCGC
- a CDS encoding amidohydrolase, translated as MTTADLVFTGGPVFTGDPARTRATSLAVIGERIIAVGHDEVRELVGPATEVVDLTGKLLIPGFQDAHIHAVYGGVELAECDLSGTTGVDDYRRIIAGFAADHPDHAWITGGGWSMESFEGGLPTRQLLDALVSDRPVLLVNRDHHGAWANSRALELAGITADTPDPADGRIERDADGHPTGVLQEGAAALVSRLVPPGTTADRVAGLLRAQALLHSLGITGWQDAILGEFAGRPDPSDAYLAAAQDGTLTARVTGALWWDRARGAEQIPELVDRRAKLSHGRFRAGSVKIMQDGIAENFTAALTSPYLDGCGCATANTGMSFVDPEALRGHVTALDALDFQVHFHALGDRAVREALDAIEAAVTANGRRGNRHHLAHLQVVHPEDIARFARLGALANIQPLWAAHEPQMDELTIPFLGPERAAWQYPFGALLRAGATLVAGSDWPVSSPDPLAGLHVAVNRAEPGATDGRVFLPEQRIDLTTALAAYTAGSAHANGHDDTGSLRPGHLADLVVLDRDILTAPPEEIADARVEQTFVGGTRVHGA; from the coding sequence ATGACCACGGCCGACCTGGTCTTCACCGGTGGTCCCGTCTTCACCGGCGACCCGGCCCGCACCCGGGCCACCTCGCTCGCCGTCATCGGCGAGCGGATCATCGCCGTCGGCCACGACGAGGTGCGCGAACTCGTCGGCCCGGCGACCGAAGTCGTCGACCTCACCGGCAAGTTGCTGATCCCCGGCTTCCAGGACGCCCACATCCACGCCGTGTACGGAGGCGTCGAGCTGGCCGAGTGCGACCTCAGCGGCACCACCGGCGTCGACGACTACCGGCGGATCATCGCCGGCTTCGCCGCCGACCACCCCGACCACGCGTGGATCACCGGCGGCGGCTGGTCCATGGAGAGCTTCGAAGGCGGCCTGCCCACCCGGCAGTTGCTCGACGCGCTCGTCTCCGACCGCCCGGTCCTCCTGGTCAACCGTGATCACCACGGCGCCTGGGCCAACTCCCGCGCCCTGGAACTCGCCGGGATAACCGCCGACACCCCCGACCCGGCCGACGGCCGCATCGAGCGGGACGCCGACGGCCACCCCACCGGCGTCCTCCAGGAAGGCGCGGCGGCCCTGGTCTCCCGGCTGGTCCCGCCCGGCACCACCGCCGACCGCGTCGCCGGACTGCTGCGCGCCCAGGCCCTGCTCCACTCGCTCGGCATCACCGGCTGGCAGGACGCCATCCTCGGCGAGTTCGCCGGCCGCCCCGACCCCTCCGACGCGTATCTCGCCGCCGCCCAGGACGGCACCCTCACCGCCAGGGTCACCGGCGCGCTGTGGTGGGACCGCGCGCGCGGCGCCGAGCAGATCCCCGAACTCGTGGACCGGCGCGCGAAGTTGAGCCACGGCCGGTTCCGCGCCGGCTCGGTGAAGATCATGCAGGACGGCATCGCCGAGAACTTCACCGCCGCCCTGACCAGCCCCTACCTCGACGGCTGCGGCTGCGCCACCGCCAACACCGGGATGAGCTTCGTCGACCCCGAGGCGCTGCGCGGCCATGTCACCGCGCTCGACGCCCTCGACTTCCAGGTGCACTTCCACGCGCTCGGCGACCGCGCCGTCCGGGAGGCCCTGGACGCGATCGAGGCCGCCGTCACCGCCAACGGCCGGCGCGGCAACCGGCACCACCTGGCCCACCTCCAGGTGGTCCACCCCGAGGACATCGCCCGCTTCGCCCGGCTCGGCGCGCTCGCCAACATCCAGCCGCTGTGGGCCGCGCACGAACCGCAGATGGACGAGCTGACCATCCCCTTCCTCGGGCCCGAACGCGCCGCCTGGCAGTACCCGTTCGGCGCCCTTCTCCGCGCCGGCGCCACCCTGGTGGCGGGCAGCGACTGGCCGGTCAGCAGCCCGGACCCGCTCGCCGGCCTCCATGTCGCCGTCAACCGCGCCGAACCCGGCGCCACCGACGGCCGGGTCTTCCTCCCCGAGCAGCGCATCGACCTCACCACCGCGCTCGCCGCCTACACCGCGGGCTCCGCCCACGCCAACGGCCACGACGACACCGGCAGCCTCCGCCCCGGCCACCTCGCCGACCTCGTCGTCCTCGACCGCGACATCCTCACCGCCCCGCCCGAGGAGATCGCCGACGCCCGCGTCGAGCAGACCTTCGTCGGCGGCACCCGCGTCCACGGGGCCTAG
- a CDS encoding LacI family DNA-binding transcriptional regulator: protein MTTREPDAGHAGASRGGAAAPRVRLVDVAREAGLSKTTVSAALNGTGRLSPAVREKAVETARRMGYRPNATARQLRAGRARLIGYVVGEFAGEPWTYLDSPYFAQLTGATSAAALRHGYALVMLPAGTLQREWADLPLEAVIVADPVEDDPLVEDFLAARIPVFSDASVAGREGAHWVDLDTDAAVRECLEHLRAGGARRTALVLPDSTTRFHRQMLAAYRAWCAAHGAEELVTLVPEPGNGPVVRAVERALTAEPRPDGLFVVAEASPPLVMDAARRLGLAAPRDVRVVCVSEDESAAHADPPVSTLSLRPVEVAEKGMALLVAALEGGSSTPPGVLLTARLEVRASS, encoded by the coding sequence GTGACCACACGCGAACCCGATGCCGGGCATGCCGGGGCGAGCCGCGGCGGGGCGGCCGCGCCCCGGGTGCGGCTCGTCGACGTCGCCCGCGAGGCGGGCCTGTCCAAGACCACCGTGTCCGCCGCGCTCAACGGCACCGGGCGGCTCTCCCCCGCCGTGCGGGAGAAGGCGGTCGAGACCGCGCGGCGGATGGGCTACCGGCCCAACGCGACGGCGCGCCAGCTGCGCGCCGGGCGGGCCCGGCTGATCGGCTACGTGGTCGGCGAGTTCGCCGGCGAGCCCTGGACGTATCTCGACTCGCCGTACTTCGCGCAGCTCACCGGTGCGACGTCCGCGGCCGCGCTGCGGCACGGCTACGCCCTGGTGATGCTGCCCGCCGGGACGCTCCAGCGGGAGTGGGCCGATCTGCCCCTGGAGGCGGTGATCGTGGCCGATCCCGTCGAGGACGATCCGCTGGTCGAGGACTTCCTGGCGGCCCGGATCCCGGTCTTCAGCGACGCCTCGGTCGCGGGCCGGGAGGGCGCGCACTGGGTCGACCTGGACACCGACGCGGCGGTACGGGAGTGCCTGGAGCACCTGCGGGCGGGCGGCGCCCGGCGGACCGCGCTGGTGCTGCCCGACAGCACCACCCGGTTCCACCGGCAGATGCTCGCGGCGTACCGCGCCTGGTGCGCCGCGCACGGGGCCGAGGAGCTGGTGACCCTCGTCCCCGAGCCGGGCAACGGTCCGGTGGTACGGGCGGTCGAGCGGGCCCTGACCGCCGAGCCGCGGCCGGACGGCCTGTTCGTGGTCGCGGAGGCCAGTCCGCCGCTGGTCATGGACGCGGCCCGGCGGCTCGGCCTGGCCGCGCCCCGGGACGTACGTGTGGTCTGCGTCAGCGAGGACGAGTCGGCCGCCCACGCGGATCCACCGGTCAGCACGCTGAGCCTGCGCCCGGTCGAGGTCGCCGAGAAGGGCATGGCCCTGCTCGTGGCCGCACTGGAGGGCGGGAGCAGCACGCCCCCCGGCGTGCTGCTCACCGCCCGGCTGGAGGTGCGGGCCTCGTCGTGA